One part of the Clostridium thermosuccinogenes genome encodes these proteins:
- a CDS encoding extracellular solute-binding protein, with product MRSKISGYIVLALGLVLAAFFRPCTAYGSERNSLLVEKSYREYLEDHSGKPDGTDDIKIQAADFISKDAAMETEILDGYEGVGGKSIYTGETGYIEWEVNIQQSGLYNIEVLYYPVRGKGNTIERVIYIDGKVPYKEARYAYLSRVWSDDGDIYRDANGNEIRPSQVETPCWRKTQIYDSLGYFNEPLMFYLEKGKHTIGFESVKEPVILNMIRVYKADRKKSYAEIKAEYQSKGYTEADVKPVKIQAEDTWAKSDKTLYPSSDRSSAINEPQDPSKVRLNTIDGGKWKMPRQWITWRFNVEQDGLYKIVLRYRQNLLSGLYVNRKIMINGEVPFKEAEAVKFGYSTDWQVRALGDDQQEFAFYLEKGENELTMEVTLGDMADVLNRVSDSLYNLNEAYRKILMITGAEPDLYRDYGFKKLIPDAIEVMAKEAANLRQISADMEEYIGQKGENVVILDKIALLLEQMSDDPEENIAKSFKPFKENIGALGTWILTVGQQPLTVDYISIMPVSDPLPRAEGSFFENLIFEIKSFIMSFFVDYNSLGSSLPTKELKKDEILRVWLTSGRDQSQILREMINDSFTPETNVNVDIKLISADTLLPSVLAGIGPDISLGNPAGDPIQYAIRNAVVNLEGMPGFDEVAGRFHPSALVPYTFEGKVYAIPETQVFPMLFYRKDILAELGLEVPQTWDDFYKLIPEVQKQNMQIGFPQGISGMQIFLYQKGGELYTPDRRRSTLDSDMTIEAFQKQTELFTTYKFPRDFDFPNRFRTGEMPIGIADYTTYNNLIAFAPEIRGLWEFVPLPGTVAEDGSINRATPSTGTGAMMLRGVKNKEAAWSFLEWWTRAETQSRFAVEMESVLGQSAKHATANMEALVNMPWTKTEYDHLMEQWKYVTGTPEVPGGYYVSRAIDFASAAAYINADMETLLDYVTETNDEITRKRREFGLE from the coding sequence ATGAGGAGTAAAATATCAGGATATATAGTTCTGGCGTTAGGGCTGGTACTTGCTGCCTTTTTTCGACCATGTACAGCTTATGGAAGTGAAAGGAATAGCCTTCTGGTTGAAAAAAGCTACAGGGAATATCTTGAGGATCACTCCGGCAAACCGGACGGAACGGATGACATAAAAATTCAGGCTGCCGATTTCATATCCAAGGATGCTGCCATGGAAACGGAGATTTTAGACGGGTATGAAGGTGTCGGCGGCAAGTCGATTTATACCGGTGAAACCGGATATATAGAATGGGAAGTGAATATCCAACAGAGCGGCCTATACAATATTGAGGTGCTTTACTACCCTGTACGGGGGAAAGGCAACACGATAGAAAGAGTTATATACATCGACGGAAAGGTTCCATATAAAGAAGCGAGATATGCTTACCTTTCAAGAGTTTGGAGTGATGATGGCGACATTTATCGCGATGCCAACGGAAATGAGATAAGGCCTTCCCAGGTAGAGACTCCCTGTTGGAGAAAAACCCAGATATATGATTCCCTGGGCTACTTCAATGAGCCTTTAATGTTTTATCTGGAAAAGGGGAAGCACACCATCGGGTTTGAATCTGTAAAAGAACCCGTGATTCTGAATATGATCCGTGTTTACAAGGCGGACAGAAAAAAATCTTACGCAGAGATAAAAGCTGAATACCAAAGCAAAGGATATACAGAAGCTGATGTGAAGCCTGTAAAAATTCAGGCGGAAGACACCTGGGCAAAGTCTGATAAGACCCTTTACCCTTCTTCCGACAGGTCATCGGCCATCAATGAGCCTCAGGACCCTTCCAAGGTGCGTTTGAATACCATAGACGGTGGAAAGTGGAAGATGCCCAGGCAGTGGATCACATGGCGCTTTAATGTAGAGCAGGACGGGCTTTATAAGATAGTGCTCCGGTACAGGCAAAACCTTCTTAGCGGTTTGTATGTAAACCGCAAAATAATGATAAACGGAGAAGTACCCTTTAAGGAAGCGGAAGCAGTAAAATTTGGCTACAGCACGGACTGGCAGGTAAGAGCGCTGGGGGATGACCAGCAGGAATTTGCCTTTTATTTGGAAAAAGGCGAAAATGAGCTGACCATGGAAGTTACCCTCGGAGATATGGCCGATGTGTTAAACAGGGTTAGCGACAGTCTTTACAATCTGAATGAAGCATACAGAAAAATCCTTATGATAACAGGAGCAGAGCCGGACTTGTACAGAGATTACGGCTTCAAGAAACTGATACCGGATGCGATAGAAGTGATGGCAAAAGAAGCCGCCAACCTCAGGCAGATATCTGCGGATATGGAGGAATACATAGGCCAGAAGGGCGAAAATGTAGTCATTCTGGATAAGATTGCCTTATTGCTGGAGCAGATGTCCGATGACCCGGAGGAGAATATCGCAAAATCCTTTAAGCCATTCAAGGAAAACATTGGGGCTCTGGGTACATGGATACTGACAGTGGGCCAGCAACCACTTACTGTTGACTATATCAGCATCATGCCGGTTTCAGACCCTCTGCCCAGGGCAGAAGGCTCCTTCTTTGAAAATCTGATATTCGAAATAAAATCCTTTATAATGTCCTTTTTTGTTGATTACAACAGCCTCGGCTCCTCTCTCCCAACCAAGGAGCTGAAAAAGGATGAAATATTGAGAGTCTGGCTTACTTCCGGACGGGATCAGTCACAGATCCTTCGAGAAATGATCAACGATTCCTTTACGCCGGAAACCAATGTGAATGTGGATATAAAGCTGATATCGGCAGACACCCTTCTCCCCTCGGTCCTGGCAGGGATCGGGCCGGATATATCGCTGGGCAATCCTGCGGGTGATCCGATTCAATACGCCATAAGGAATGCCGTGGTGAATCTTGAAGGAATGCCGGGCTTTGATGAAGTGGCCGGGAGATTCCATCCCAGTGCGTTAGTACCCTATACCTTTGAAGGAAAGGTATATGCGATTCCGGAGACCCAGGTATTTCCCATGCTTTTTTACAGGAAGGACATCCTGGCTGAGCTGGGTCTCGAGGTTCCGCAGACCTGGGATGATTTTTACAAGCTTATACCTGAGGTTCAGAAGCAAAACATGCAGATAGGCTTTCCTCAGGGAATATCAGGGATGCAGATATTCCTGTACCAAAAAGGCGGAGAATTGTATACCCCGGACAGGAGAAGATCAACACTGGATTCGGACATGACGATTGAAGCTTTTCAGAAGCAGACCGAGCTTTTTACTACCTATAAATTTCCCAGGGACTTCGATTTTCCCAACAGGTTCCGTACAGGGGAAATGCCGATAGGCATAGCGGATTATACAACCTATAACAATCTCATCGCCTTCGCTCCTGAAATAAGGGGTCTGTGGGAGTTTGTGCCGCTTCCGGGAACAGTTGCCGAGGATGGTTCAATTAACAGGGCTACCCCATCCACAGGAACGGGAGCCATGATGTTAAGAGGTGTGAAAAACAAAGAAGCCGCCTGGAGCTTTTTGGAGTGGTGGACCAGAGCAGAGACCCAATCCCGGTTTGCGGTGGAAATGGAGTCCGTTCTGGGACAGTCGGCAAAACATGCCACCGCAAACATGGAAGCTTTGGTCAATATGCCCTGGACCAAAACGGAATACGACCATCTTATGGAACAGTGGAAATATGTTACCGGAACTCCTGAAGTGCCGGGAGGCTATTATGTATCCCGTGCGATTGATTTTGCTTCTGCAGCTGCCTACATCAACGCTGACATGGAGACGCTGCTGGATTATGTGACGGAAACCAATGACGAGATAACAAGAAAAAGGCGGGAGTTCGGCCTTGAGTGA
- a CDS encoding carbohydrate ABC transporter permease: MNTGLAVKNNIKANFNAKHRLSRTWKEVKKKRICYLFAAPYMIIFFTFTALPVIISLFLGFTSFNLLEAPVFVGVENYIRLFLDDDIFIKAIGNTFILAVMTGPISYIMCLMFAWLINELPKALRTILTLVFYAPSISGNVYLVWGILFNKDSYGFANSLLLRFNIITSPILWFEDPKYMMPLLIIVSLWTSIGTSFLSFVAGLQGIDKGLYEAAAVDGVKNRWQELWYVTLPSMKPQLMFGAVMSITGSFGVGGIVTALCGMPSKDYAAHTIINHLEDYGNIRFEMGYASAIATVLFFIMIFSNKIVQKILARVGD, translated from the coding sequence ATGAATACCGGTTTGGCGGTAAAAAACAACATCAAAGCAAATTTTAATGCGAAGCATCGCCTTTCAAGGACATGGAAAGAGGTGAAGAAGAAGAGGATCTGCTATCTTTTTGCAGCTCCATATATGATAATATTCTTCACCTTTACAGCCCTGCCTGTTATCATATCTCTGTTTTTGGGCTTTACATCCTTTAACTTGCTGGAAGCTCCCGTTTTTGTCGGCGTGGAGAATTATATAAGGCTGTTTCTGGATGATGATATTTTCATAAAGGCAATAGGGAATACGTTTATACTTGCGGTGATGACCGGGCCGATCAGCTACATAATGTGCCTTATGTTTGCATGGCTGATAAATGAGCTGCCAAAAGCCCTGCGTACCATCCTGACACTGGTTTTCTACGCACCGTCCATATCAGGAAATGTATATCTCGTATGGGGAATTTTATTCAACAAGGATTCCTATGGCTTTGCCAACTCCCTTTTGCTTCGCTTCAACATCATTACTTCCCCCATCCTTTGGTTTGAAGATCCCAAGTATATGATGCCCCTGCTTATTATCGTGTCCCTCTGGACCAGTATAGGCACAAGCTTTTTGTCCTTTGTCGCCGGATTGCAGGGCATAGATAAAGGATTGTACGAGGCTGCGGCAGTCGACGGTGTAAAAAATCGCTGGCAGGAGCTTTGGTATGTAACATTACCCTCCATGAAACCCCAGCTCATGTTTGGTGCGGTTATGAGCATAACCGGTTCCTTCGGCGTCGGAGGCATAGTAACTGCATTGTGCGGTATGCCCAGCAAGGATTACGCAGCCCATACCATTATAAACCATCTGGAGGATTACGGGAACATACGCTTTGAAATGGGTTATGCTTCAGCTATAGCAACAGTTTTGTTCTTCATAATGATTTTTTCCAACAAGATTGTGCAGAAAATTCTGGCGAGGGTAGGTGATTAA
- a CDS encoding carbohydrate ABC transporter permease produces MIKLKRIRLSRNKSGIRRSYFVDFGIYLFLLFFGLFMVLPMVYAISNSLKPLEEIWYFPPRFFVRNPTLKNFRDLFRIMSESWVPFSRYIFNTFLITGVGTFGHVVLASLCAYALSKHDFPGKNLMFSMVVLSLMFSGVVTQIPNFIIVAKLGWIDSYKAIIIPAFGSSLGLYLMKQFMEQMIPDSVLESARMDGAHEWKVFWKIVMPLVKPAWLTLTIFSIQGLWGMGANKFIQSEELKTLNYALSQILAGGIARAGTGSAAAVLMMIVPIVAFIITQSNVIETMSTSGMKD; encoded by the coding sequence GTGATTAAGCTGAAAAGAATACGTTTGTCCAGAAACAAGAGCGGTATAAGGCGTTCATATTTTGTGGATTTTGGGATTTATTTGTTTTTGCTGTTTTTTGGGTTATTCATGGTTCTTCCGATGGTGTATGCAATTTCCAACTCACTAAAGCCTCTGGAGGAAATATGGTATTTTCCCCCTCGCTTTTTTGTAAGGAATCCAACCTTAAAAAACTTCAGGGATTTGTTTAGGATCATGAGCGAATCCTGGGTTCCTTTTTCAAGGTATATATTCAATACCTTTTTAATCACCGGAGTGGGTACCTTTGGGCATGTAGTGCTGGCATCCCTGTGCGCCTATGCCTTATCCAAGCATGATTTCCCGGGGAAAAACCTTATGTTCAGTATGGTGGTTCTCTCATTGATGTTCAGTGGGGTGGTTACCCAGATCCCGAATTTTATCATTGTTGCAAAGCTGGGCTGGATAGATTCCTATAAAGCCATAATAATACCGGCTTTCGGATCTTCCCTTGGACTATATCTGATGAAGCAGTTTATGGAGCAGATGATACCCGATTCGGTACTGGAATCCGCCAGAATGGATGGAGCCCATGAATGGAAGGTTTTCTGGAAAATTGTCATGCCCCTGGTTAAGCCTGCCTGGTTGACGCTGACCATTTTTTCAATACAGGGCTTATGGGGAATGGGAGCAAACAAGTTTATACAAAGCGAAGAGTTGAAAACCCTCAATTATGCGCTATCGCAGATACTGGCAGGAGGCATTGCCCGTGCCGGTACAGGTTCTGCAGCGGCTGTCCTTATGATGATCGTACCGATTGTCGCTTTCATCATAACCCAGTCCAATGTTATAGAAACCATGTCGACTTCCGGTATGAAGGATTAA
- a CDS encoding YIP1 family protein has protein sequence MKKKAILLIVLIIMLLDGISVFAMVPYETYFYDSDGTYFISPDAYVPEKVLKAKDMELGDLGLKNPSDLVVDKENNVYIADSGNNRIVILDENYRFKFEIKEFYADGSVQTLNAPAGLFVTEDGRIYVADSKNFRIVLFEKDGTFVRIFDAPDSDVFPEGFMYEPSALGVDPAGRMYVVSKSTNMGIMALNADGGFEGFIGAEKVVPNVLDIFWDLITTDEQKRRTAKNVPTEYNNITMDDIGFAYVTSSAIPAGNQRSAMMNRDKSSHYAPVKRLNSTGIDVLKRNGSFPPAGDIRNNWFNVSRFIDVALTEDGVYSTLDTTHNKIFTYDDNGNLLYVFGGTGTQEGVFENASALAYQGTKLLVVDRNTGYITVFRRTEYGDCIAEAIHLQKNRRYDEAIIAWEKVLKRNPYFELAYSGAGQSNMRKENYKEAMANYKLANDWDNYFKAYSEYRKDVVRKIILLIPVIVAAVIGLCMAFFKYVRKVNEAGWQKTGKRTLWEELLYSFHIMFHPFDGFWDLKHEKRGSAKTATVILALVMAVDIFRTLAGGYALYPTDFRAIDLQDTVLKVLIPFMLWVCANWGLTTLMDGEGSFKDIYTASAYSLMPIVVINIPVTILSNFIVLNELQFVNFFTTLAYAWAFALIFFGVLVTNAYGLVKNLVTSALSVVGMGFIAFISVLFINILQRMNTFITTLYHEIAFRL, from the coding sequence ATGAAAAAAAAGGCAATTTTGCTTATTGTATTGATAATAATGCTGTTGGACGGCATATCTGTTTTTGCTATGGTTCCTTATGAAACTTACTTCTATGATTCCGATGGCACTTACTTCATATCGCCGGATGCCTATGTCCCGGAAAAGGTTTTAAAGGCCAAGGACATGGAATTGGGCGACTTGGGGCTGAAGAACCCTTCCGACCTGGTGGTGGATAAGGAGAATAATGTTTATATAGCGGACAGCGGTAACAACAGAATTGTTATCCTGGACGAAAATTACCGGTTCAAATTTGAGATTAAGGAGTTCTATGCCGATGGCTCCGTTCAAACCCTGAATGCTCCAGCCGGGCTTTTTGTAACGGAGGATGGACGCATATATGTAGCGGATTCAAAGAATTTTAGAATCGTCTTATTTGAAAAGGACGGAACCTTCGTGCGGATATTTGATGCTCCGGATTCCGATGTATTTCCGGAAGGCTTTATGTATGAGCCTTCAGCTTTAGGAGTGGACCCGGCCGGCAGAATGTACGTTGTATCCAAAAGCACCAACATGGGCATTATGGCTCTGAATGCCGACGGAGGTTTCGAAGGCTTTATAGGCGCGGAAAAGGTAGTGCCCAATGTACTGGACATATTCTGGGATTTGATCACCACGGATGAACAGAAAAGGCGTACTGCCAAAAATGTTCCTACCGAATACAACAACATCACCATGGACGATATCGGATTTGCTTATGTGACCAGCAGTGCGATTCCGGCAGGAAACCAGCGCAGTGCGATGATGAACAGAGATAAAAGCAGCCATTATGCGCCGGTAAAAAGGCTGAACAGCACAGGAATAGATGTTCTGAAGCGCAATGGTTCCTTTCCCCCTGCGGGAGATATCAGAAACAACTGGTTCAATGTATCCCGGTTTATTGACGTTGCACTGACGGAAGACGGCGTATACAGCACCTTGGATACGACCCATAACAAGATTTTCACCTATGATGATAATGGAAACCTTTTATATGTTTTCGGAGGCACCGGTACACAGGAGGGTGTTTTTGAAAATGCTTCGGCCCTGGCATATCAAGGCACAAAGCTTTTGGTGGTGGACAGGAATACCGGATATATAACCGTGTTCAGAAGGACCGAGTACGGGGACTGTATCGCTGAGGCCATCCACCTGCAGAAAAACCGCAGGTATGATGAAGCGATAATTGCTTGGGAAAAAGTTTTAAAGCGTAATCCTTATTTTGAATTGGCCTATTCCGGCGCAGGGCAGTCCAATATGCGCAAGGAGAATTACAAGGAAGCTATGGCCAACTACAAACTGGCCAATGACTGGGACAACTACTTTAAAGCCTACAGTGAATACCGCAAGGATGTAGTTAGAAAGATAATCCTTCTTATTCCTGTTATTGTTGCGGCGGTAATAGGGTTATGCATGGCTTTTTTCAAATATGTAAGAAAGGTGAACGAGGCCGGATGGCAGAAAACAGGGAAAAGGACGCTCTGGGAGGAGCTTTTGTATTCCTTTCATATCATGTTTCATCCCTTTGATGGCTTCTGGGATCTGAAGCATGAGAAAAGGGGGAGCGCGAAGACAGCCACTGTGATTCTGGCGCTGGTAATGGCCGTGGATATTTTCAGAACACTGGCAGGAGGTTATGCATTGTATCCCACCGACTTTAGAGCGATTGATTTACAGGATACCGTGCTCAAAGTTCTGATTCCTTTCATGCTGTGGGTATGTGCCAACTGGGGTCTGACCACACTGATGGACGGGGAAGGAAGCTTCAAGGATATTTATACCGCTTCTGCCTATTCCCTGATGCCAATTGTTGTGATAAATATTCCGGTGACCATATTAAGCAACTTTATTGTGCTCAATGAACTGCAGTTTGTAAACTTTTTCACCACCCTTGCCTATGCTTGGGCATTTGCATTGATATTCTTCGGCGTTTTGGTTACCAATGCCTATGGATTGGTGAAAAATCTGGTCACATCCGCTCTTTCGGTAGTTGGTATGGGGTTTATCGCATTTATTTCGGTGTTGTTTATCAATATACTGCAAAGGATGAATACATTTATTACAACCCTTTACCATGAAATAGCTTTCCGCTTGTAA
- a CDS encoding DUF5696 domain-containing protein produces MKYKLILALALVIMIVIAFSPALSYITLSEGNATQQNDSPGEGTDHKTGGGDEEKEISMQKANPELGLAAGAENEHLVLYFDNTTGGIAVRDKASGKMFYSNPPTAKEDQKTSDETKQQLMSQVELVYNIKGKEGDFSLNSYSQALLLEQVSWGKIENGIRVSMTIGRAEQRLLLPKQIGKTSFEENILGKIKSERQKKQMQAFYILNPKEEMPGAVEDVYTLKTSANDRDKRVLEEIVKSTGYTYEMLEQDYEAIGYEPEKAVFPSFSMDIDYILQGNSLTVQLDAGNIVYDEDTFNLVSLSLLKYFGAGETREKGWIFLPDGSGTLIGFNNDGTKKTLLTTGKVYGDDSAVTRFERGSIKQDFRFPVFGIHRGDSTLLAIIDDGDAVADINGMMGGINHSWNTAYANFTIRNKDKFIEENAFEQAPWIIYEKKPYKGNITLKYYFLVGDDADYPGMAKAYRNYLIEKGALKKITAGDNIPFYLETLGSIDMIVRKLGLPISTQVPITTFEQAEGMINRLSQRGVDNIKLRYKAWYNGGYYYTAPSKMKVEKVIGGAGGLSELSKKAQAMGAEVYPDVDFVHVPSSSMFDGFSPRKDSIRNLFQKTAFYAELDPVEQAYMNIMWCITPNRIPEYFNRFSKAYDKLNIRSFSLSTLGKSLYSDFKSNNQINRQEAKDYFVKVLKAASEKYENIISDYGNAYIYPYADHLLNLPEEDSSFLISDKQVPFIQIALHGYIPYAGQALNLANEVRPAMLKAIEYGNGAYFVLNHGEDSILKAAGVYNQQGSMNFSYWEEEAADIYARMNEALRDVQDQAITDHKEVADQVFVTTYENGKSIIVNYSSQKASFKGVTVQPLDFAVIKD; encoded by the coding sequence ATGAAATACAAACTGATACTGGCTTTGGCTCTTGTTATTATGATAGTAATCGCATTCAGCCCGGCTCTGTCTTACATCACACTATCGGAAGGGAACGCGACACAGCAAAACGATAGCCCAGGGGAAGGCACAGACCACAAGACGGGCGGTGGTGATGAGGAAAAGGAAATCTCCATGCAAAAAGCCAATCCTGAATTGGGTCTTGCAGCCGGTGCTGAAAATGAGCATCTGGTTTTGTACTTCGATAACACCACGGGGGGTATCGCTGTCCGCGATAAAGCTTCAGGGAAAATGTTCTATTCCAATCCCCCGACAGCCAAGGAAGACCAGAAGACCAGTGATGAAACGAAACAGCAGCTGATGTCCCAGGTGGAGCTGGTATATAATATAAAAGGAAAGGAAGGGGACTTCAGCTTAAACAGCTATTCCCAGGCCTTGCTTCTGGAGCAGGTGAGCTGGGGAAAGATCGAGAACGGGATAAGGGTTTCCATGACAATAGGACGCGCGGAACAACGGCTTCTGCTGCCGAAACAGATCGGGAAAACCAGCTTTGAGGAAAATATACTGGGAAAGATCAAATCGGAGCGGCAAAAAAAGCAGATGCAAGCTTTTTATATCTTAAATCCCAAGGAAGAAATGCCAGGAGCTGTCGAGGATGTATATACCTTAAAAACATCTGCTAACGACAGGGATAAACGGGTGCTGGAGGAAATTGTAAAGTCCACCGGCTATACTTATGAAATGCTGGAACAGGACTATGAGGCGATTGGTTATGAGCCTGAGAAGGCTGTTTTTCCGTCCTTTTCCATGGATATTGACTATATCCTCCAAGGCAATTCTCTGACGGTCCAACTGGATGCGGGTAATATTGTGTATGATGAGGACACCTTCAATCTTGTAAGCCTTTCCCTCCTGAAATATTTCGGGGCCGGAGAGACGAGGGAAAAAGGCTGGATTTTCCTCCCGGACGGCTCGGGAACTCTGATAGGATTCAACAATGACGGCACCAAAAAGACTTTATTAACCACCGGCAAGGTATATGGAGACGACAGTGCCGTTACCAGGTTTGAGAGGGGCAGCATCAAGCAGGATTTCCGCTTCCCTGTTTTTGGGATTCACAGAGGAGATTCCACGCTGCTGGCTATAATAGATGATGGCGATGCGGTGGCGGATATAAATGGAATGATGGGAGGAATTAACCACTCCTGGAACACGGCCTATGCCAATTTTACGATTAGGAACAAGGACAAATTTATTGAAGAAAATGCCTTTGAACAGGCTCCCTGGATCATCTATGAAAAAAAGCCTTACAAAGGAAACATTACATTGAAATACTATTTCCTGGTGGGTGACGACGCCGATTATCCCGGGATGGCAAAGGCTTACCGCAATTATTTGATTGAAAAGGGCGCTCTGAAAAAAATAACCGCCGGTGACAATATACCTTTTTATCTGGAAACATTAGGGTCTATAGATATGATAGTAAGAAAGCTGGGACTGCCGATATCAACCCAGGTGCCTATCACCACCTTTGAGCAGGCGGAAGGCATGATAAACCGTCTCTCCCAGAGAGGTGTGGATAATATAAAGCTGAGGTACAAAGCCTGGTATAATGGAGGCTACTATTATACCGCCCCTTCAAAAATGAAGGTGGAGAAGGTCATAGGCGGAGCCGGAGGATTATCTGAACTGTCGAAAAAAGCTCAGGCTATGGGGGCGGAAGTATATCCGGACGTGGATTTCGTACATGTGCCTTCCTCTTCGATGTTTGATGGATTTTCTCCGAGAAAGGATTCCATAAGAAACCTGTTTCAGAAGACAGCCTTCTACGCTGAATTGGACCCGGTGGAACAGGCTTATATGAACATTATGTGGTGTATCACCCCAAACAGGATACCGGAATACTTTAATAGATTTTCAAAGGCTTACGATAAGCTGAACATCCGCTCCTTCTCATTGTCTACGCTGGGAAAGAGCCTGTATTCCGATTTCAAGAGCAATAACCAGATAAACCGCCAGGAGGCCAAGGATTATTTTGTGAAAGTGTTGAAGGCAGCTTCCGAAAAATATGAAAATATCATATCGGATTATGGGAATGCTTACATTTATCCCTATGCCGACCATCTGCTGAACCTTCCGGAGGAGGACAGCTCCTTCCTCATATCCGATAAGCAGGTGCCTTTCATACAGATTGCTTTGCATGGCTACATTCCGTATGCAGGCCAGGCATTGAACCTTGCCAACGAAGTAAGGCCGGCGATGCTTAAAGCCATAGAATACGGAAATGGTGCATATTTTGTGCTGAACCATGGAGAAGACAGCATCCTTAAGGCAGCCGGAGTATACAACCAGCAGGGATCCATGAATTTCAGCTACTGGGAGGAAGAAGCTGCCGACATCTATGCCCGGATGAACGAGGCGTTAAGGGATGTGCAGGACCAGGCGATCACGGATCATAAAGAAGTTGCCGACCAGGTGTTTGTGACAACCTACGAAAACGGCAAATCGATCATCGTAAACTATAGCAGCCAAAAGGCGTCTTTTAAAGGGGTAACTGTACAGCCTCTGGACTTCGCAGTTATAAAGGACTGA
- a CDS encoding carbohydrate ABC transporter permease: protein MKEISVKTIKKKRRRLSMEQKRDLKGWIFVSPFVLGFLVLFLWIFIDSFRFSFMNVQLQSQGGYTTTFIGWKNYLKMLTIDPDFNRQLIGSVQDMLLDTPIIVMFSLFIAVVLNQKMKGRTFFRAVFFIPVILATGIIERADMSNSIMNAYQNIQGIDTGMAQLHEATTELFSRRELVFYMQRIFDFSPTLMNMTVGAASNIYSVVNNSGVQILIFLAGLQAISPSIYEAAYMEGCSGWECFWKITFPMISPLILVNVIYSIVDSFTGSSNQVMNSITASMRGGQYGEAAAKAWMYFLVAAVFITLISFVVSRFVFYQNKE, encoded by the coding sequence ATGAAAGAGATATCCGTAAAAACAATCAAAAAGAAAAGACGGAGGCTTTCCATGGAGCAAAAAAGGGATCTGAAAGGATGGATATTTGTCAGTCCGTTTGTATTGGGTTTTCTTGTATTGTTCCTATGGATATTTATAGATTCCTTTAGATTCAGTTTCATGAATGTCCAGCTGCAATCCCAGGGCGGCTACACCACCACCTTTATCGGATGGAAAAACTATCTTAAAATGCTGACCATTGATCCGGATTTTAACCGGCAGCTTATCGGTTCCGTACAGGATATGCTGCTGGATACCCCGATTATTGTCATGTTCAGCCTTTTTATTGCGGTGGTGCTAAATCAGAAGATGAAGGGGCGCACCTTTTTCAGGGCTGTGTTTTTCATTCCTGTTATCCTTGCCACAGGGATTATAGAACGGGCGGATATGAGCAATTCCATCATGAATGCATATCAGAACATTCAGGGGATAGATACGGGCATGGCACAGCTGCATGAAGCAACGACCGAGCTGTTTTCCAGGCGAGAGCTGGTATTCTATATGCAGAGGATTTTCGATTTCAGCCCAACGCTGATGAATATGACTGTTGGCGCGGCAAGCAACATTTACAGCGTGGTTAATAATTCCGGGGTGCAAATTTTGATTTTCCTGGCCGGGCTGCAGGCTATTTCTCCTTCCATATATGAGGCTGCCTACATGGAGGGATGCTCAGGCTGGGAGTGCTTCTGGAAAATAACTTTTCCGATGATCAGTCCTCTAATACTGGTCAATGTCATTTATTCCATCGTCGATTCCTTCACCGGAAGCAGCAATCAGGTAATGAACAGCATAACAGCATCGATGAGGGGTGGACAGTATGGGGAAGCTGCAGCCAAAGCGTGGATGTATTTCCTGGTAGCGGCGGTTTTCATAACTTTGATCAGCTTCGTTGTAAGCCGGTTTGTATTTTATCAGAATAAGGAGTGA